From a region of the Methanomassiliicoccus sp. genome:
- a CDS encoding cation:proton antiporter has translation MEAETRLLLDITFLTAVAGICSIVLVKLKMPTIIGYLVAGIVLGPSIFPEITVQDSTVFFLSNLGIVLLMFYIGMELNLREMRRIGSFTIIVVTMEMTMMVMVGYLVGMMLGLGPVTSIFLGAIISGTSTAVVVGVLHSLKMMGTQVAKAAIGITVLEDIGQVMILTLAAPLLNGESPTIQSTIGMVALIVLFVSIIIVLGALCIPRLLDWVGNKYSGETLLLFAIALCFTSALISSSIGLSIAIGAFVMGLIVSQSSFVTIIKSKVEPMKELFMAVFFISIGLQIDPVLITGGLLMALAIAIIFIIGKVISVSVACYINNMKMRSSFQVAVSLVAMGEFAFIITQLAVEAGQVDRQFYSIIIGAALITMVVMPVLSKNSMRIYDRIDKLIPASLSYSFNKVSTFRMDVSDRFEAIPEARKKARTEMVLIAIDLVVMISLMLVINIFAEEAEGFLAVIDGNVIPMFLTFTTVLLLITPVVLNTLLSIGRMADAITGGGPGAVNGEQYKGTPRYRMVRNFGYGFLIITLAFLFLPLLAAVGGGYFLGLILIISAWIMVLYLTWKSYIRFSEGLKSRLERGMV, from the coding sequence ATGGAGGCGGAGACCAGATTACTACTGGACATCACCTTCCTAACGGCGGTGGCCGGCATATGCTCCATAGTCCTGGTGAAGCTGAAGATGCCCACCATAATAGGCTATCTGGTTGCTGGCATCGTCCTCGGCCCCTCCATCTTCCCTGAGATAACGGTGCAGGACTCCACCGTGTTCTTCCTCTCGAACCTGGGCATCGTGCTACTGATGTTCTACATCGGGATGGAGCTGAACCTCAGGGAGATGAGGAGGATAGGCTCCTTCACCATCATCGTGGTCACCATGGAGATGACCATGATGGTGATGGTCGGTTACCTTGTGGGTATGATGCTGGGCCTCGGTCCGGTGACCTCCATCTTCCTGGGAGCTATCATTTCCGGCACCAGTACCGCCGTGGTGGTGGGCGTCCTCCACAGCTTGAAGATGATGGGAACCCAGGTGGCCAAGGCTGCCATTGGGATCACTGTGCTGGAGGACATAGGGCAGGTGATGATCCTAACCCTCGCCGCCCCCCTCCTCAACGGGGAGTCACCCACCATCCAGTCCACCATCGGCATGGTAGCTCTGATCGTACTCTTCGTCTCCATCATCATCGTCCTCGGCGCCCTCTGCATACCCAGGCTCCTAGATTGGGTTGGGAACAAGTACTCAGGGGAGACCCTACTCCTGTTCGCCATCGCCCTGTGCTTCACTTCGGCGCTCATCTCCAGCAGCATCGGGCTGTCCATCGCTATCGGGGCCTTCGTCATGGGCCTGATCGTTTCCCAGTCCTCGTTCGTCACCATCATCAAGTCCAAGGTGGAGCCAATGAAGGAGCTGTTCATGGCCGTCTTCTTCATCTCCATAGGCCTTCAGATCGACCCCGTCCTGATCACTGGCGGTCTGCTGATGGCCCTCGCCATCGCCATCATTTTCATCATCGGCAAGGTCATCAGCGTCAGTGTGGCCTGCTACATCAACAACATGAAGATGCGGTCCAGTTTCCAGGTGGCGGTAAGCCTGGTGGCCATGGGAGAGTTCGCGTTCATAATCACCCAACTGGCCGTGGAGGCGGGACAGGTGGACCGGCAGTTCTACTCCATCATCATCGGCGCGGCATTGATCACCATGGTGGTCATGCCTGTTCTGTCCAAGAACTCCATGCGCATCTACGACCGGATCGACAAGCTCATCCCCGCTTCCCTATCTTACAGTTTCAACAAGGTCAGCACGTTCAGGATGGACGTTAGCGACCGCTTCGAGGCCATTCCCGAGGCCCGCAAGAAGGCCCGTACAGAGATGGTGCTCATAGCGATCGACCTGGTGGTGATGATCTCATTGATGCTGGTCATAAACATCTTCGCCGAGGAGGCAGAAGGGTTCCTGGCCGTGATCGACGGCAACGTCATCCCCATGTTCCTCACTTTCACCACCGTATTGCTCCTCATCACCCCAGTAGTGCTCAACACCCTCCTGAGCATAGGGCGAATGGCCGATGCCATAACCGGAGGAGGTCCCGGCGCGGTGAACGGTGAACAGTACAAGGGGACTCCCCGTTACCGGATGGTCCGCAACTTTGGCTACGGGTTCTTGATAATCACGCTAGCATTCCTCTTCCTCCCCCTGCTGGCCGCGGTCGGCGGAGGTTACTTCCTTGGCCTCATCCTCATTATAAGCGCCTGGATCATGGTACTGTATCTTACATGGAAGAGCTACATTAGGTTCTCAGAAGGATTGAAGAGCAGGCTTGAACGCGGCATGGTTTGA
- a CDS encoding dinitrogenase iron-molybdenum cofactor biosynthesis protein, protein MIIVAIPTQGNKGLEDRLFEHFGKAPTYTIANLESGHLTVIDNTSDHMGGRLTPPELLKGIGADTIIVHHLGSKAAVQCQELGIRVLSGAEGSVRNVLEQLREGSLKAASLETIGIQNDG, encoded by the coding sequence ATGATCATTGTAGCCATACCGACGCAGGGGAATAAGGGTCTGGAAGATAGGCTGTTCGAGCACTTTGGGAAGGCGCCCACCTACACCATCGCCAACCTGGAGAGCGGGCACCTCACGGTGATCGACAACACCAGCGATCACATGGGTGGGAGGCTCACACCCCCGGAACTGCTGAAGGGGATCGGAGCGGACACAATAATCGTCCACCATCTGGGCTCCAAGGCCGCGGTGCAGTGCCAGGAGCTAGGCATCAGGGTGCTGTCCGGTGCCGAAGGAAGCGTTCGCAACGTTCTCGAGCAGCTCCGTGAAGGCTCCCTGAAGGCGGCCTCGCTCGAGACCATAGGCATCCAGAACGACGGCTAG
- a CDS encoding DUF998 domain-containing protein translates to MVRTMRGRTIAGLTLFLLPSLFLTALMWGESIAPGYSVRDNAISDLGIIDETATLFTVTLVAVGALSIIGGYFLYRDDGRMGRLLLYVLAGAGAIGAGVISLNDPSGLHGLFALLAFLFFNLLPLATMREVEGPFKAIAVVTGTVGLIFLVAMFISDAGLIDLFGLIGHGGLERMIAYPPMIWLFAYGSMLMSTSRTT, encoded by the coding sequence ATGGTGAGAACGATGAGAGGCCGCACCATCGCCGGACTGACGCTCTTCCTCCTGCCATCGCTCTTCCTGACCGCACTGATGTGGGGGGAGAGCATCGCCCCTGGATATTCCGTGCGGGACAACGCCATAAGCGACCTGGGCATCATAGACGAGACCGCCACCCTTTTCACCGTGACCCTGGTGGCCGTCGGGGCTTTGAGCATCATCGGAGGCTACTTCTTATACCGTGACGACGGGAGAATGGGACGGCTCCTCCTGTATGTTCTCGCTGGGGCAGGTGCCATCGGCGCAGGGGTGATCTCCTTGAACGATCCCTCGGGGCTGCACGGGCTTTTCGCCCTCTTGGCCTTCCTGTTCTTCAACCTTCTACCTCTGGCCACCATGCGGGAGGTGGAAGGACCGTTTAAGGCCATTGCCGTCGTGACCGGGACCGTGGGATTGATCTTCTTGGTGGCGATGTTCATCAGCGATGCAGGGTTGATCGACCTGTTCGGGCTCATCGGACATGGGGGCCTTGAGCGAATGATCGCCTACCCGCCCATGATTTGGTTGTTCGCCTACGGGAGCATGCTCATGAGCACGTCCAGGACGACTTGA
- a CDS encoding nitroreductase, with translation MQEELYRAIFERRSVRRFEDVELKEGVLARLKTFTSELRPLFPEIRTDFRIVGPEDVKGLFKVKAPHYLVAFSERKEGGAVNVGFMLQQVDLHLVSIGLGACWQGGPRLTRSSRDGSDLEPVIILAFGIPLKDERRRAATEFDRRPLSEITEIGGHEDILEAARLAPSAMNKQPWFFTSGENGSINTYVIHSSLMERMNQVSAGIALCHMWLAAAHQGLGVGFDREPDETPGPKGYDYVATMIVRHATGALGQEGDGAGPVR, from the coding sequence ATGCAAGAGGAGCTTTATCGCGCGATCTTTGAGCGCCGGTCCGTACGCAGGTTCGAGGACGTGGAACTTAAGGAGGGGGTTCTGGCCAGATTAAAGACGTTCACCTCCGAGCTGAGGCCGCTGTTCCCAGAGATTCGCACGGACTTCAGGATCGTGGGACCCGAGGATGTGAAAGGCCTGTTCAAGGTCAAGGCCCCTCACTACTTGGTAGCGTTCTCCGAGAGAAAGGAGGGAGGCGCCGTTAACGTGGGGTTCATGCTGCAGCAGGTGGACCTACACCTGGTCTCCATAGGCCTGGGTGCCTGCTGGCAGGGAGGTCCGCGGCTGACGCGGAGCTCACGGGATGGGTCCGACCTGGAGCCGGTGATCATCCTCGCCTTCGGCATACCTCTCAAGGATGAGCGGAGACGGGCCGCGACCGAGTTCGACCGTCGGCCGCTCTCCGAGATCACCGAGATCGGCGGCCATGAGGACATCCTCGAGGCAGCGAGGCTGGCGCCATCGGCGATGAACAAGCAGCCATGGTTCTTCACCTCCGGGGAGAACGGTTCCATCAACACCTACGTCATCCATTCGTCCTTAATGGAGCGGATGAACCAGGTTAGTGCGGGGATCGCCCTATGCCACATGTGGCTGGCGGCGGCCCATCAGGGTTTGGGCGTGGGCTTCGACCGGGAGCCGGACGAGACCCCAGGGCCCAAGGGCTACGATTACGTGGCCACGATGATCGTCAGGCATGCCACCGGTGCCCTCGGTCAAGA
- a CDS encoding winged helix-turn-helix transcriptional regulator, giving the protein MIQEIRSLRSEVDTLGDHMLSIRYEDIRSVFIEQLRLALGEEGRRSFRDEATQLRSSSACQNKNRCFSSLSETVESAADRFMAGDVQGAEGMIDELERMVSGECSPCTDGACSKDAVETLHRVKVILSIHQNITNRLGHLSAEVLPPVSSSEVAPEHAEEVLAPLANAWRVKVLRVLRSGERSLTDLGRSVSLRTGHLQFHLRALMEAGYVRADRRRHLYYITTRGRMALQGVEDLASRLGPQTKDTDLLANDE; this is encoded by the coding sequence ATGATACAAGAGATCCGCTCCCTGAGGAGCGAGGTGGACACGCTAGGCGACCACATGCTAAGCATAAGGTATGAGGACATCAGGAGCGTCTTCATAGAGCAGTTAAGGCTAGCTTTGGGTGAGGAAGGCAGGAGATCCTTCCGCGATGAAGCGACACAGCTCCGCAGCTCCTCAGCATGCCAGAACAAGAACCGGTGCTTCTCCTCGCTGAGCGAGACCGTGGAGTCGGCCGCGGACAGGTTCATGGCTGGTGATGTCCAGGGTGCTGAGGGGATGATCGATGAGCTGGAGAGGATGGTCTCCGGCGAGTGCTCCCCCTGCACGGACGGCGCCTGCTCCAAGGACGCAGTGGAGACGCTACATCGGGTCAAGGTCATCCTTTCCATCCATCAGAACATCACGAACCGTTTGGGACATCTTAGCGCGGAAGTTCTCCCGCCGGTATCATCGTCAGAGGTCGCTCCGGAGCACGCGGAGGAGGTGCTGGCCCCCCTGGCCAACGCCTGGAGGGTCAAGGTGCTTAGGGTGTTGCGTTCCGGTGAGCGCAGCCTGACCGATCTGGGGAGGTCGGTGAGCCTGCGCACCGGGCATCTCCAGTTCCACCTCCGTGCCCTCATGGAGGCCGGTTATGTCAGGGCGGACCGCCGCAGGCACCTCTATTACATCACGACCCGCGGGCGCATGGCCCTGCAGGGCGTCGAGGACCTCGCCTCCCGGCTGGGTCCGCAAACTAAGGACACTGATCTCTTGGCGAACGATGAATGA
- a CDS encoding TetR/AcrR family transcriptional regulator yields MTMFKSSPTISGDMPGAKKKVQPSKFLQTAMTLFVEKGFSQVTMAQVAKASGATVAELRSHYDTKEELLIAAFRVGHRKMEERLRTIISGDLDAHIGQMFDACLDGLMPFGPEIHLNLLLQATKDRTLMEIVRRTSRNVNFAVKAYLAQMVSLSIIDEVKDVEKVNEELVASLVEKVAGVMEGKDLTEIKKAWVAHGKKMLNPSYKTTVPALD; encoded by the coding sequence ATGACCATGTTTAAATCAAGCCCTACCATTAGCGGTGACATGCCGGGGGCCAAGAAGAAAGTTCAACCGTCCAAGTTCCTGCAGACCGCCATGACCTTGTTCGTAGAGAAAGGGTTCTCACAGGTCACCATGGCCCAAGTCGCCAAGGCCTCGGGGGCAACCGTGGCCGAGCTGAGGTCCCACTACGATACCAAGGAGGAGCTGTTGATAGCCGCCTTCCGCGTAGGCCACAGGAAGATGGAGGAGAGGCTTCGCACCATCATTAGCGGTGACCTCGACGCCCATATCGGCCAGATGTTCGACGCCTGCCTTGACGGGCTCATGCCCTTCGGGCCCGAGATACACCTCAACCTCCTACTCCAGGCTACCAAGGACAGGACGCTTATGGAGATCGTGAGGCGTACCTCCCGCAACGTCAACTTCGCCGTCAAGGCCTATCTCGCACAGATGGTATCTCTGAGCATCATAGATGAGGTCAAGGATGTGGAGAAGGTCAACGAGGAGCTGGTGGCCTCTCTGGTGGAGAAGGTCGCCGGGGTGATGGAAGGAAAGGACCTCACTGAGATCAAGAAGGCCTGGGTAGCTCACGGAAAAAAGATGTTGAACCCCTCCTACAAGACCACCGTTCCTGCGCTGGACTGA
- a CDS encoding carboxypeptidase M32 codes for MASKLLKEYHKLLARYKEMIVLRTAGDIVYWDMETKMPPSGLELRSEQLSLLGLMSHKMLVDPQIGRSLSILEKEKGLADMTEEQRRNVHLMRKYHDEESKLPDRLVADMSKQQILSVGAWKRAKAAKDFSQFRDHLLKNIELKEKAAAILMEVKGTKTPYDALLDMYEPGMTADSISKVFKGMRDGLIKIMKKVNASERPDTSMLNRKVPVSAQRRISEVAMGFIGYRTSGPEAWGRLDETEHPFSNGYYTDVRITTHYHEDNFKSSLFSVLHEGGHALYEHDLPAEWMFQPIGSAASYGVHESQSRFVENMVGRSPEFLSFMLPKLKKATGKVLADVELEDFVRAVNMAGPSKIRIEADEVTYGLHIIARFELERDVFTGKLRVDELPQAWNEKYSQYLGVDVDNDSEGVMQDTHWAGGSFGYFPSYALGNLYGGMFLRKLDKDVPDWRDEVAKGRFSPVGGWLAENVHSRGNLYDPADLIKVVTGESLSIKPFLDYLKTKVDSVYG; via the coding sequence ATGGCATCCAAACTTCTCAAGGAATATCATAAGCTGCTCGCCAGGTACAAGGAAATGATCGTTCTCCGCACTGCGGGGGATATCGTTTACTGGGACATGGAGACCAAGATGCCCCCATCGGGCCTGGAGCTGCGCAGCGAGCAGCTCTCCCTCCTGGGGCTGATGAGCCACAAGATGCTCGTCGATCCCCAGATCGGTCGGAGCCTCTCCATACTGGAGAAGGAGAAGGGGCTGGCCGACATGACCGAGGAGCAGAGGCGGAACGTGCACCTGATGCGCAAGTACCACGACGAGGAGTCCAAGCTCCCCGACCGGCTGGTCGCGGATATGTCCAAGCAGCAGATCTTGTCCGTGGGCGCGTGGAAGAGGGCCAAGGCCGCCAAGGACTTCTCCCAGTTCCGTGACCATCTCCTGAAGAACATCGAGCTCAAGGAGAAGGCCGCGGCCATCCTCATGGAGGTCAAGGGGACCAAGACCCCGTACGACGCCCTCCTCGACATGTACGAGCCTGGCATGACCGCCGACAGCATAAGCAAGGTCTTCAAGGGGATGCGGGACGGTCTCATCAAGATCATGAAGAAGGTCAATGCCTCGGAACGGCCGGACACCTCCATGCTTAACAGGAAGGTCCCCGTCTCCGCCCAGCGCAGGATCTCCGAGGTGGCGATGGGTTTCATCGGGTACAGGACCTCGGGGCCCGAGGCCTGGGGGAGGCTGGACGAGACCGAGCACCCGTTCTCCAACGGGTACTACACCGATGTGCGGATCACGACCCATTATCACGAGGACAATTTCAAGTCAAGCTTGTTCAGCGTGCTCCACGAGGGAGGGCATGCCCTCTACGAGCATGACCTTCCGGCCGAGTGGATGTTCCAGCCCATAGGCAGCGCCGCCAGCTACGGCGTCCATGAATCCCAGAGCCGCTTCGTGGAGAACATGGTGGGAAGGAGTCCGGAGTTCCTCTCGTTCATGCTTCCGAAGCTAAAGAAGGCCACCGGTAAGGTGCTCGCCGATGTCGAGCTGGAAGACTTCGTCCGTGCGGTCAACATGGCCGGGCCGTCCAAGATACGTATCGAGGCCGATGAGGTCACCTACGGCCTCCACATCATTGCGCGCTTCGAACTGGAAAGGGATGTGTTCACCGGAAAGCTCCGGGTCGATGAGCTGCCGCAGGCCTGGAACGAGAAGTACTCCCAATACCTGGGTGTTGATGTGGACAACGACTCTGAGGGGGTCATGCAGGACACCCACTGGGCCGGGGGCAGCTTCGGGTATTTCCCCAGCTATGCGTTGGGGAACCTTTACGGGGGGATGTTCCTTAGGAAGCTGGATAAGGATGTCCCGGACTGGAGGGATGAGGTGGCCAAGGGACGCTTCTCTCCGGTCGGTGGCTGGCTGGCGGAGAACGTCCACTCACGGGGCAACCTGTACGATCCCGCCGACCTCATCAAGGTCGTGACCGGGGAAAGTTTGAGCATCAAGCCGTTCTTGGACTATCTCAAGACGAAGGTGGACAGCGTCTACGGATGA